tgatgagaatcttgactccatgtttcagaaggctgatttattattttatgatatattaaaagaaaatgatatactaaaactatactaaaggatagagagaaaggatttcatcagaaggctagcaaggaatagaaaggaatggaatgataataaaatcttgtgactgaccagagagtccaagaTAGCTGGActttgattggccattaattaaaaacaaccacatcagaccaatcaaagatgcacctgttgcattgtacagcagcagataattattgtttacattttgtttctgaggcctcccagcttctcaggagaaaaggatCCTgacaaaggatttttcataaaatgcgTCTGTAACAAAAGCCATACATCTTGTTTTGTAGAATCACATGAAGTTACCTGTTTTCTTTAAACAGCTGGGTACGGTGAAGAGGCTCCTGACGGAAAAGCTGGCTCCAGTGAACGCTCGTGATGAGGATCAGTACACTCCTCTGCACCGAGCTGCCTACAGCGGGCACTTGGACGTTGCACACGAGCTGGTGGCCCAAGGGGCCGACGTCCACGCACAGACCGTGGACGGCTGGACGCCCCTGCACAGCGCCTGCAAGTGGAACAACACCAGCGTGGCCGcgttcctgctgcagcagggcgcGGACATCAACGCGCAGACAAACGGGCTGCTGACACCCCTGCACATCGCTGCAGGAAACAAGAACAGCAGGGAAACCCTTGAGCTCCTGCTGATGAATCGCTATGTGAAGCCAGACTTGAAAAACAACTTGGATGAAACTGCCCTTGACATTGCAAGGAGGACTGATATATATCACTACCTTTTTGAAATAGTAGAAGACTGCATAAACACTGTGTCCCCATAAAAGCTTGTGAATGTGAGGTCTTCTGCCTCTTTCTTGTTAGTGTTCTGCATGCCTGTCGGTGGTGGTCTGTCTCTTTGCAAAGAGGTTTTAACGTAAGATATTTCAGTATTCTCCTCAGGCAAAATGTCACCTCCTGCAGAGCAGTTCAGTGGTCACGCTCATACTTTGAAGCTTTACTGCAGTTAGTCGAGGTGGTCAGAAAGTCTCAGTAATTCCTGTGAGTTTCTGTTCAATAGGTGCAGATTTGGA
The nucleotide sequence above comes from Molothrus aeneus isolate 106 chromosome 2, BPBGC_Maene_1.0, whole genome shotgun sequence. Encoded proteins:
- the ANKRD49 gene encoding ankyrin repeat domain-containing protein 49 translates to MNKDKQADEDDDDSELFEDFTEHFNQLELLETHRHLIPVGTQSCWSGQSDDDDDEQERTEEWYEMQEKKMEKHPEKLLLWAAENNRLGTVKRLLTEKLAPVNARDEDQYTPLHRAAYSGHLDVAHELVAQGADVHAQTVDGWTPLHSACKWNNTSVAAFLLQQGADINAQTNGLLTPLHIAAGNKNSRETLELLLMNRYVKPDLKNNLDETALDIARRTDIYHYLFEIVEDCINTVSP